The Amblyomma americanum isolate KBUSLIRL-KWMA chromosome 5, ASM5285725v1, whole genome shotgun sequence genome window below encodes:
- the LOC144135251 gene encoding uncharacterized protein LOC144135251 → MAASNESTADLTDSVVDRFLDAVRQHPCVYDTKRLDYRDVERKNNAWEQIRLHAGLPTVDDCLKLWKRLRDRYTRELKAIEGSKRSGSGYVSRRTWEFAESMAFYKDCGRPRKTTCSLSAASCSSGDGDTVEDILMTTQSSRPSSPMADSFLDAALRAGASTPLLPSPLTPPVPTTAAPKHLKTKQKKLMHLRKSCWDSCKKK, encoded by the exons ATGGCCGCCTCCAACGAGAGCACGGCGGACCTCACGGATTCCGTCGTAGACAGATTTTTAGACGCCGTGCGGCAGCATCCTTGTGTCTACGACACGAAACGCCTGGACTACCGCGACGTGGAGAGAAAAAACAACGCCTGGGAGCAAATCCGCCTGCATGCAGGCCTCCCGACAG TTGACGATTGCCTTAAACTGTGGAAGCGCTTAAGGGACCGGTACACGCGCGAGCTGAAAGCGATAGAAGGTAGTAAACGGAGCGGCAGCGGCTATGTCTCCCGGCGAACATGGGAATTCGCCGAGTCCATGGCCTTCTACAAGGATTGCGGCCGCCCGAGGAA AACGACATGCAGCCTGAGTGCCGCTTCCTGTTCTTCTGGTGATGGCGATACTGTGGAGGACATATTGATGACCACACAGAGCAGTAGGCCATCGTCACCTATGGCAGACAGTTTCTTGGACGCCGCATTGCGTGCAGGTGCATCGACACCATTACTACCATCACCTCTGACACCACCAGTTCCCACCACAGCAGCACCAAAACAtctgaaaacaaagcaaaaaaaactgATGCATTTGAGGAAGAGCTGTTGggacagctgcaaaaaaaaatga
- the LOC144133010 gene encoding uncharacterized protein LOC144133010 isoform X1 — translation MDVPVMTDVCQGGSSHASTPCMELGVTESLDALQTGFGGNYEDCGEGRGLVPKAVIICPQTRQEGLSGVDSKKEVALWALQKRCCMVRDERSNRTEERCGNIVRLGGNMSLRFDGAVTPTVLASAISFVGLPLLVFLGVMMRHRQSTLPLLTDLKVPALIVVESLIFAGPEVVLHLCLEALHKGRHSASFAVLVLTRLIYTVWLVVSFRVNGPLLASGLAMMRDRFAMAVFLYAYDGYSKYLMCLPRTLSYLYGSETCTLPTWCRKPSGRSKEDIFEACACLYEMLAMSEHAEVIQMHHEKYGPHMRNFVRDNTLGACVWVFALSLAVLVILRMFKLIWGDIAAVVFLCKRYMAERRKGVTRNDAFHTAALALLAADTSRMEPLPVAGPSRATSERAEGQAHGSTSSSEADTTAGMPALPTAA, via the exons ATGGACGTGCCAGTCATGACCGACGTGTGTCAGGGAGGGTCGTCACATGCTTCCACGCCTTGTATGGAACTGGGTGTCACTGAAAGCCTGGATGCGCTACAGACTGGCTTCGGCGGAAATTACGAGGACTGCGGTGAAGGGCGTGGTCTTGTCCCGAAAGCAGTCATCATCTGCCCGCAGACTCGTCAGGAGGGGTTGTCTGGAGTTGACAGCAAGAAGGAGGTTGCGTTGTGGGCTTTGCAGAAGCGCTGCTGTATGGTGCGGGATGAACGGAGTAATCGCACTGAGGAACGCTGCGGTAACATCGTGCGCCTGGGCGGAAATATGTCCTTGAGATTCGACGGGGCCGTCACGCCAACAGTCCTGGCATCCGCCATCTCCTTCGTG GGCCTGCCTCTTCTGGTGTTCCTGGGCGTGATGATGCGCCACCGGCAGTCCACCTTGCCGCTGCTCACCGACCTGAAGGTGCCAGCGCTGATTGTGGTCGAGTCTTTAATCTTCGCCGGCCCCGAGGTTGTGCTTCACCTGTGTCTCGAGGCGCTACACAAGGGGAGGCACAGCGCATCCTTCGCCGTCTTGGTCCTGACCAGGCTGATCTATACGGTGTGGCTGGTCGTCTCGTTCAGGGTGAATGGTCCCCTGCTGGCCTCGGGATTAGCG ATGATGCGAGACCGTTTTGCTATGGCGGTGTTCTTGTACGCGTACGACGGCTACAGCAAGTACCTCATGTGCCTGCCCCGCACGCTGTCGTACCTGTACGGCTCGGAGACCTGTACACTTCCTACGTGGTGCCGGAAGCCGTCGGGTCGGTCGAAGGAAGACATCTTCGAGGCGTGCGCATGTCTGTATGAGATGTTGGCCATGTCAGAGCACGCCGAGGTTATCCAG ATGCACCACGAGAAGTACGGACCGCACATGCGGAACTTCGTGCGTGACAACACTCTCGGGGCCTGCGTATGGGTCTTCGCTCTGAGCTTGGCAGTGCTCGTGATCTTGCGCATGTTCAAGCTGATCTGGGGCGACATCGCCGCTGTGGTATTTCTCTGCAAGCGCTACATGGCAGAGCGGCGCAAAGGAGTCACTCGGAACGACGCCTTCCACACAGCGGCGCTAGCATTGCTTGCGGCTGACACGTCACGCATGGAGCCACTCCCTGTTG CTGGTCCGAGCCGCGCCACTTCAGAACGAGCTGAAGGCCAAGCACACGGATCGACATCGTCATCCGAAGCCGACACGACGGCGGGGATGCCGGCGCTGCCAACGGCTGCGTAG
- the LOC144133010 gene encoding uncharacterized protein LOC144133010 isoform X2, producing the protein MDVPVMTDVCQGGSSHASTPCMELGVTESLDALQTGFGGNYEDCGEGRGLVPKAVIICPQTRQEGLSGVDSKKEVALWALQKRCCMVRDERSNRTEERCGNIVRLGGNMSLRFDGAVTPTVLASAISFVGLPLLVFLGVMMRHRQSTLPLLTDLKVPALIVVESLIFAGPEVVLHLCLEALHKGRHSASFAVLVLTRLIYTVWLVVSFRVNGPLLASGLAMHHEKYGPHMRNFVRDNTLGACVWVFALSLAVLVILRMFKLIWGDIAAVVFLCKRYMAERRKGVTRNDAFHTAALALLAADTSRMEPLPVAGPSRATSERAEGQAHGSTSSSEADTTAGMPALPTAA; encoded by the exons ATGGACGTGCCAGTCATGACCGACGTGTGTCAGGGAGGGTCGTCACATGCTTCCACGCCTTGTATGGAACTGGGTGTCACTGAAAGCCTGGATGCGCTACAGACTGGCTTCGGCGGAAATTACGAGGACTGCGGTGAAGGGCGTGGTCTTGTCCCGAAAGCAGTCATCATCTGCCCGCAGACTCGTCAGGAGGGGTTGTCTGGAGTTGACAGCAAGAAGGAGGTTGCGTTGTGGGCTTTGCAGAAGCGCTGCTGTATGGTGCGGGATGAACGGAGTAATCGCACTGAGGAACGCTGCGGTAACATCGTGCGCCTGGGCGGAAATATGTCCTTGAGATTCGACGGGGCCGTCACGCCAACAGTCCTGGCATCCGCCATCTCCTTCGTG GGCCTGCCTCTTCTGGTGTTCCTGGGCGTGATGATGCGCCACCGGCAGTCCACCTTGCCGCTGCTCACCGACCTGAAGGTGCCAGCGCTGATTGTGGTCGAGTCTTTAATCTTCGCCGGCCCCGAGGTTGTGCTTCACCTGTGTCTCGAGGCGCTACACAAGGGGAGGCACAGCGCATCCTTCGCCGTCTTGGTCCTGACCAGGCTGATCTATACGGTGTGGCTGGTCGTCTCGTTCAGGGTGAATGGTCCCCTGCTGGCCTCGGGATTAGCG ATGCACCACGAGAAGTACGGACCGCACATGCGGAACTTCGTGCGTGACAACACTCTCGGGGCCTGCGTATGGGTCTTCGCTCTGAGCTTGGCAGTGCTCGTGATCTTGCGCATGTTCAAGCTGATCTGGGGCGACATCGCCGCTGTGGTATTTCTCTGCAAGCGCTACATGGCAGAGCGGCGCAAAGGAGTCACTCGGAACGACGCCTTCCACACAGCGGCGCTAGCATTGCTTGCGGCTGACACGTCACGCATGGAGCCACTCCCTGTTG CTGGTCCGAGCCGCGCCACTTCAGAACGAGCTGAAGGCCAAGCACACGGATCGACATCGTCATCCGAAGCCGACACGACGGCGGGGATGCCGGCGCTGCCAACGGCTGCGTAG